A genomic segment from Maniola jurtina chromosome 9, ilManJurt1.1, whole genome shotgun sequence encodes:
- the LOC123868328 gene encoding nuclear envelope phosphatase-regulatory subunit 1 homolog — translation MSLEQTACDDLKAFERRLTEVIACLQPATMRWRILLAVVSVCTAIAAWHWLTDPLTPVVSLTQSLWNHPFFAFTSTFLVLLFMMGVHRKVIAPSIITARTRSVLNDFNMSCDETGKLILKPRPANT, via the exons ATGTCTTTAGAACAGACAGCCtgtgatg ACTTAAAGGCTTTCGAAAGGAGATTGACAGAAGTTATAGCATGTCTTCAGCCTGCTACTATGAGATGGAGAA TTCTCCTGGCAGTGGTGTCAGTCTGCACGGCCATAGCAGCATGGCACTGGCTCACTGACCCGCTCACCCCTGTGGTCTCGCTCACACAGTCACTGTGGAACCATCCCTTCTTTGCTTTCACTTCTACATTTTTAG TATTATTGTTCATGATGGGAGTACATAGAAAAGTGATTGCACCAAGTATTATAACAGCCCGCACTCGGTCAGTCCTAAATGATTTCAATATGTCTTGTGATGAAACTGGGAAGCTTATTTTGAAGCCCCGTCCGGCAAACACTTAA